In Aquimarina sp. TRL1, a single window of DNA contains:
- a CDS encoding biopolymer transporter ExbD codes for MSKFNKKKKGGIPSISTASLPDIVFMLLFFFMVATTMRQNTLMVANKLPIADQVEKLEKKDLVIYIYAGKPSSRYQSNAGTEGRVQLNDKFASLEDIQSYVLAERNKMREELVPFQVTALKIDGQTNMGLVGDIKKELRAVQALKVNYTTRTGALSDVFH; via the coding sequence ATGTCCAAGTTTAATAAAAAGAAAAAAGGAGGAATTCCATCAATATCTACTGCTTCATTACCAGATATCGTTTTTATGTTGTTGTTCTTTTTTATGGTAGCAACAACAATGCGGCAAAATACGCTTATGGTAGCGAATAAATTACCAATAGCTGATCAGGTAGAGAAATTAGAGAAAAAAGATCTGGTCATCTATATTTATGCCGGGAAACCAAGTAGCAGATATCAATCCAATGCAGGAACAGAGGGAAGAGTTCAATTGAATGATAAGTTTGCTAGTTTGGAAGATATCCAATCCTACGTGCTGGCAGAGCGGAATAAAATGAGAGAAGAATTAGTTCCTTTTCAGGTGACTGCCTTAAAAATAGATGGTCAAACAAATATGGGATTGGTTGGTGATATTAAAAAAGAGCTGAGGGCTGTACAGGCGTTAAAGGTTAATTATACAACACGGACCGGAGCGCTGTCAGATGTCTTTCACTGA
- a CDS encoding porin family protein: MRYSLLFFGILCCWEAAFGQLDTIQEESIVLDSLYREDQFYVGATMNLLFNTPDGIEQSGFSGGLHLGYMRDMPVNKKRNVAIALGLGYSFNTYNQNLYIGEETTAEKTIFSSLSGVRYGSNRFVTHLVEAPLEFRWRTSTAASHKFYRIYTGIRMGYLYHFTSRYENNGSIVKQNKVEEVNPWRIGTSFAFGWNTFNFYVYYSLNPLFKNAVMDDGQSLEMNTCKIGLMFYIL, encoded by the coding sequence GTGAGATACTCTTTGTTGTTTTTTGGGATTCTTTGTTGCTGGGAAGCAGCTTTTGGTCAATTAGATACCATACAGGAGGAAAGTATAGTACTGGATTCTTTATATAGAGAAGATCAGTTTTATGTTGGAGCAACAATGAACTTACTTTTTAATACTCCTGATGGAATAGAGCAATCTGGGTTTTCAGGAGGGCTTCATTTAGGCTATATGAGAGATATGCCTGTAAATAAGAAGCGAAACGTAGCGATAGCTTTAGGGCTTGGATATTCTTTTAATACGTATAATCAAAACTTGTATATCGGAGAAGAAACGACTGCTGAAAAAACAATATTTAGCTCCTTATCAGGGGTACGGTATGGTTCTAATCGATTTGTAACACATTTGGTAGAGGCACCATTAGAATTTCGATGGAGAACCTCTACAGCAGCTTCTCATAAGTTTTATCGTATCTACACGGGAATTCGAATGGGGTATTTGTATCATTTTACATCCAGATATGAAAATAATGGGAGTATTGTAAAACAAAATAAGGTGGAAGAAGTCAATCCCTGGCGTATAGGAACTTCCTTTGCTTTTGGGTGGAATACCTTTAATTTTTATGTGTATTACAGCTTAAACCCGCTTTTTAAAAATGCTGTAATGGATGATGGACAATCTCTGGAGATGAATACTTGTAAGATCGGACTTATGTTTTATATTTTATAA
- the rpoN gene encoding RNA polymerase factor sigma-54, giving the protein MLKQQLNFKLSQKLSPQQIQLMKLIQLPTQAFEQRLKQEMEENPALDSGKDKGDEFEDTFSNENSAEEDFGTEKIETEINIDEYLSDDEIPSYRLSSNNYSADDEEKTVPYASGTTFHQHLINQLNTYRLSEQKRNIAVFLVGSIDESGYIRRSVPDILDDLAFTQNVYTTEEEIEEVLKIVHQLDPVGVGARDLQECLLIQLRRKETTIPIKLATLILDSSFDHFSKKHYDKLLNKFDVTEEQLKEAIEEIEHLNPKPGGAYAGNNKVIEQVIPDFTIRIIDDELELTLNGRNAPELHVSREYNNMLQAYKASNEKSKTQKDAVLFIKQKLDAAKWFIDAVKQRQQTLFVTMSAIMHYQKDYFLSGDERNLKPMILKDIADEIHMDVSTVSRVANSKYVDTPYGTKLIKEFFSESMTNDQGEEVSTREIKKILEITIAEEDKKKPLTDEKLAKILKEKGYPIARRTVAKYREQLDIPVARLRKKI; this is encoded by the coding sequence ATGCTAAAACAACAATTAAATTTTAAACTTTCTCAGAAGTTATCTCCACAGCAGATTCAATTAATGAAATTGATTCAATTGCCTACGCAGGCATTTGAACAACGGCTAAAACAGGAAATGGAAGAAAATCCTGCTTTGGATAGTGGCAAGGATAAAGGAGATGAGTTTGAAGATACCTTTAGCAATGAAAATAGTGCAGAAGAAGATTTTGGAACCGAAAAAATTGAAACCGAAATCAATATCGATGAGTATCTTAGTGATGATGAGATCCCAAGTTATCGATTGAGCTCTAATAATTACAGTGCGGATGATGAAGAAAAAACAGTTCCCTATGCATCAGGAACGACCTTCCATCAGCATCTGATCAATCAATTAAATACCTATCGCCTGTCAGAACAAAAAAGAAATATCGCGGTATTTTTGGTTGGGAGTATTGATGAGAGTGGCTATATCCGACGTTCTGTCCCTGATATTCTCGACGATCTGGCATTTACCCAAAATGTATATACTACAGAAGAAGAAATAGAAGAAGTCTTAAAAATTGTACACCAATTAGATCCGGTGGGTGTTGGTGCCAGGGATCTACAGGAGTGCCTCTTAATCCAATTACGAAGAAAAGAGACCACCATTCCGATCAAGCTGGCAACACTTATTCTGGATTCTTCATTTGATCATTTTAGCAAAAAGCACTATGATAAACTACTCAATAAATTTGATGTTACCGAAGAACAGCTAAAAGAAGCTATTGAAGAAATTGAACATCTCAACCCCAAACCCGGAGGAGCTTATGCCGGAAACAATAAAGTTATCGAGCAGGTTATTCCTGATTTTACGATACGAATTATTGACGACGAATTAGAGCTGACACTAAACGGTCGCAATGCTCCGGAGTTACATGTATCCAGAGAATATAACAATATGCTACAGGCATATAAAGCCAGTAATGAAAAATCAAAGACACAAAAAGATGCCGTACTCTTTATCAAACAGAAACTTGATGCCGCCAAGTGGTTTATCGATGCTGTAAAACAACGACAACAGACACTGTTCGTAACCATGAGTGCCATTATGCATTACCAAAAAGATTATTTTCTTTCGGGAGATGAACGGAATCTAAAACCTATGATCCTTAAGGACATTGCAGATGAGATTCATATGGATGTCAGTACTGTATCCCGGGTAGCGAATAGTAAGTATGTAGATACTCCGTATGGAACTAAGTTGATAAAGGAATTCTTTTCTGAATCGATGACCAACGATCAGGGAGAAGAAGTCTCTACCAGAGAAATCAAAAAAATACTGGAAATTACTATTGCCGAAGAGGATAAGAAGAAACCGCTGACCGATGAGAAACTTGCTAAAATTCTGAAAGAAAAAGGATACCCTATCGCCAGAAGAACAGTAGCCAAATACAGAGAGCAACTTGATATTCCTGTCGCGCGTTTAAGAAAGAAAATCTAA
- a CDS encoding response regulator transcription factor, with product MKYSVVIVEDHILLSQALAGLVADFDKFKTLYVCKNGKELLTRFKDPKNIPDIVLMDINMPIMNGIETTAIIREEYPQVNVLALSVEEDEKTILKMLRAGAKGYLLKDTEKSILEHALEEVIETGYYHTKDVTNLLINSLNPKKEASVILKDREIEFIKHACTERTYKEIANMMCLSPKTIEGYRDAIFEKLHLKNRTGLVIYAIKNKIFTP from the coding sequence ATGAAATATTCAGTTGTCATTGTAGAAGATCACATATTACTATCACAAGCATTAGCAGGTCTTGTGGCAGATTTTGACAAGTTCAAAACCTTATATGTATGCAAGAATGGGAAAGAGCTACTCACTCGTTTTAAAGATCCCAAAAACATTCCTGATATTGTACTGATGGATATCAATATGCCTATTATGAATGGGATTGAAACCACTGCCATTATCCGGGAAGAATATCCACAGGTTAATGTACTGGCTCTTTCTGTAGAAGAAGATGAAAAAACGATTCTCAAAATGCTTCGCGCCGGAGCCAAAGGATACCTCCTCAAGGACACCGAAAAAAGCATTCTGGAACATGCGCTGGAAGAAGTTATAGAGACCGGTTACTACCACACTAAGGACGTAACTAATTTGCTGATCAACTCATTAAATCCTAAAAAAGAAGCTTCTGTTATTCTCAAAGACCGGGAAATTGAATTTATCAAGCATGCCTGTACAGAAAGAACGTATAAAGAAATTGCCAATATGATGTGTCTTAGTCCTAAAACGATCGAGGGATATCGCGATGCTATTTTCGAAAAACTACACTTAAAAAACAGAACAGGATTGGTTATATACGCTATCAAAAACAAGATATTTACCCCTTAA
- a CDS encoding sensor histidine kinase encodes MQRQETAILIASITLIVLVVLIIFLFLIFQKRKNSLLEQQAAAKKVFEKALAETQIEIREETLRNISWELHDNIGQLLTLAKIQVNIAQDDPERLPEVTDTISKSLKELRALSKLINPDAIKNLSLTEALSLEIERFNRLQFIAATMNVEGELRLIDGKAEIIIFRILQEFFSNTIKHSKADELNVLVHYKTDRLEIKARDNGIGFNQHTASPRQGIGLLNMQSRGKLINAVVKLHSREGEGTAILLTYYYKKPIAGMEA; translated from the coding sequence ATGCAGCGACAAGAAACAGCAATATTAATTGCCAGTATCACTTTAATTGTACTGGTCGTTTTGATTATCTTTTTGTTTTTGATTTTTCAAAAGCGAAAGAACAGTCTCTTAGAGCAACAGGCTGCTGCCAAAAAAGTCTTTGAAAAAGCATTGGCAGAGACGCAGATTGAAATTCGGGAGGAAACCCTGCGCAATATCAGCTGGGAACTCCATGATAATATTGGTCAGTTATTGACATTGGCTAAAATTCAGGTAAATATCGCTCAGGATGATCCTGAGCGATTGCCTGAAGTTACGGATACCATCAGCAAAAGCCTGAAAGAATTAAGAGCGTTGTCCAAACTCATTAATCCGGATGCAATCAAAAATCTCAGCTTAACAGAGGCTTTATCACTGGAGATCGAACGATTTAACCGACTTCAGTTTATTGCTGCAACTATGAACGTAGAAGGTGAGCTTCGATTGATTGACGGCAAAGCAGAAATTATTATCTTTAGGATATTACAGGAGTTCTTTTCCAATACCATTAAGCATTCCAAAGCCGATGAACTAAATGTCCTGGTACACTATAAGACAGATCGGCTGGAAATCAAAGCCCGGGATAATGGAATTGGATTCAATCAGCATACCGCTTCCCCCAGGCAAGGAATCGGATTGCTGAATATGCAAAGTAGAGGTAAATTAATCAATGCTGTAGTGAAATTGCACTCCAGAGAAGGAGAAGGAACAGCCATATTACTAACGTATTATTACAAAAAACCAATTGCAGGAATGGAAGCATGA
- the tssD gene encoding type VI secretion system tube protein TssD — protein sequence MGFKAELTMDNKVYPLLLCDYEFSQTADHTGRPNPYITAGIIDIRVPMTRDDVLVDWVLQPSLMKKGTITIYKYDLSAVETTINFYNAHGLHYHLEFDAESAQAAYIDFRISAGELHLNELIHENRWNPERHQAIVTPREEETVLNPRIVSGWWSYDREGKDRYLQEKDGETIALKLEQSMYFHVETAEIPTGGELQLQLFDYDNTLGFDHLNADTDKFPNDPVNKNAIVQAVEGKSIATVPVKLEKSWEPVITDDWSPHIELYWDISYTKNDGVSISATMPRNQRDYLKVALSDRTLYIKTPVGGYDLPEFISYEGEPMLLMELGKGMLESNLKDKALGIIEEKAAEQIKKIAFTKLNKGYLVDNNGKLYTNERLVYKYHELYTNSGEVFENVERAKNFGFKHQGKPLTTTKGISQYDYFAKNGKRVTVLRMLTNVGNAFNVFSFLKAAEQDIDPTAPLPLDFGPLSPIADLTGVLAQEMKADLDEIQEEIVQQELLAAKLQGLEAVKKCVRSYDHTTDYQWELIDISDQTANKLLKGEFKTFKELRAFDAKIESFERPIKILYRNMENKEDQIIQVIETIFLNY from the coding sequence ATGGGCTTTAAAGCTGAATTAACCATGGACAATAAGGTATATCCGCTATTGCTCTGTGATTATGAGTTCTCACAGACAGCAGATCATACAGGACGTCCCAATCCCTATATTACTGCGGGGATTATCGATATTCGGGTTCCTATGACCCGGGACGATGTATTAGTGGATTGGGTATTGCAACCTTCTCTAATGAAGAAAGGAACCATCACCATCTATAAATACGATTTGAGTGCTGTAGAAACGACTATTAATTTCTATAATGCACATGGATTACACTACCACCTAGAATTTGATGCCGAATCGGCACAGGCTGCCTATATCGATTTTAGAATCAGTGCGGGAGAATTACATCTTAATGAGCTGATCCATGAGAATAGATGGAACCCGGAGAGACATCAGGCGATAGTAACACCGAGGGAGGAAGAAACTGTTTTAAACCCCAGAATCGTATCAGGTTGGTGGTCGTATGACAGAGAAGGAAAAGATCGCTATCTACAGGAAAAAGACGGAGAAACCATAGCCCTGAAATTAGAACAGAGCATGTACTTTCATGTAGAAACCGCTGAGATACCCACAGGTGGAGAACTACAGTTACAGCTGTTTGATTACGATAATACTTTAGGCTTTGACCATCTAAATGCTGATACAGATAAATTCCCCAATGACCCTGTAAATAAAAATGCCATTGTACAAGCTGTAGAGGGAAAAAGTATCGCTACAGTTCCAGTAAAACTAGAAAAAAGTTGGGAACCAGTGATAACCGATGACTGGAGCCCGCATATAGAGTTGTACTGGGATATCTCCTATACTAAAAATGATGGTGTTAGCATATCAGCAACTATGCCCAGAAATCAAAGAGACTACCTCAAGGTAGCATTAAGCGATAGAACCTTATATATTAAAACCCCAGTAGGCGGGTATGATCTACCTGAGTTTATCAGTTATGAAGGAGAACCGATGCTATTAATGGAATTAGGCAAAGGGATGCTGGAAAGCAACCTGAAAGATAAAGCACTGGGAATAATCGAAGAAAAAGCAGCGGAACAGATCAAGAAAATTGCATTTACTAAACTAAATAAAGGCTATCTTGTCGATAATAATGGAAAGTTGTATACCAATGAACGATTAGTCTATAAATACCATGAGTTGTATACCAATAGCGGAGAAGTCTTTGAGAATGTAGAACGAGCAAAAAACTTTGGGTTTAAGCATCAGGGCAAACCTCTAACCACTACTAAGGGGATTAGTCAATACGACTATTTTGCTAAAAACGGGAAAAGAGTTACCGTACTACGAATGCTTACGAATGTAGGGAATGCCTTTAATGTATTTAGTTTTCTAAAAGCAGCAGAGCAAGACATTGACCCTACAGCTCCTCTGCCATTAGATTTTGGACCATTATCGCCAATAGCTGATCTTACAGGGGTATTGGCACAGGAGATGAAAGCAGACTTAGACGAGATACAGGAGGAAATAGTACAGCAAGAACTTTTGGCTGCCAAATTACAAGGATTAGAAGCTGTAAAAAAGTGTGTTCGCAGTTATGATCATACCACAGATTATCAATGGGAACTTATAGATATTTCAGATCAAACAGCCAATAAATTATTAAAAGGAGAGTTTAAAACCTTTAAAGAATTAAGAGCTTTTGATGCTAAAATTGAAAGTTTTGAAAGACCTATAAAAATTTTGTATAGAAATATGGAAAACAAAGAAGATCAAATAATTCAAGTAATAGAAACTATTTTTCTTAACTATTAA
- the tssD gene encoding type VI secretion system tube protein TssD has protein sequence MKKGTITLYKYDLSAVETTIHFYNAYRLHHYLGFNAESAQPAYIDFRISVGELYLNELIHENSWNPERHQAIVTPIY, from the coding sequence GTGAAGAAAGGAACCATCACCCTCTATAAATACGATTTGAGCGCCGTAGAAACGACGATCCATTTCTATAATGCATATAGATTACACCACTACTTAGGATTTAATGCCGAATCGGCACAGCCTGCCTATATCGATTTTAGAATCAGTGTGGGAGAATTATATCTTAATGAGCTGATCCATGAGAATAGCTGGAACCCGGAGAGGCATCAGGCAATAGTGACGCCGATATATTAA
- a CDS encoding SDR family oxidoreductase, which yields MKILITGTTGYIAKRLVLRLLDQGHQLVCCVRDLQRIPDEIESRDHIEFIKIDFLRPAAVTFPSDIDIAYYLIHSMASSATDFQQLELQCATYFKKLLEATDCLQLIYLSGIVNESSLSKHLQSRFAVEKALQSDQYALTTFRAGIIVGSGSASFEIIRDIVEKLPLMVAPKWLHTKTQPIAIRDVLSFLEKAIAREETYNTSFDICGPEILTYKEMLLQFAAVRGLRRFIFILPVLTPRLSSYWLYFVTTTSFNLAQALVDSMKVPVIARSSTINQLLDIHPISYKEAVALAFQKIAQNAVISSWKDAISSGVFKDQLATHIQVPHFGCFKDLQVAPVIDETYTLHKIWTIGGKNGWYRYNSLWKLRGIIDKLFGGVGLRRGRTHSTYLEPGDPLDFWRVILADKSQKRLLLFAEMKLPGEAWLEFKIAKNKLYQRAVFRPKGIWGRLYWFAVAPFHLFVFKGLINALTKK from the coding sequence GTGAAAATTCTTATTACCGGAACTACAGGATACATCGCAAAGCGGTTAGTACTTCGTTTATTAGATCAAGGACATCAACTGGTATGTTGCGTTCGGGACTTACAACGAATTCCTGACGAAATTGAGTCTAGAGATCACATTGAATTTATAAAAATAGACTTTCTAAGACCTGCGGCGGTTACCTTTCCTTCAGATATAGACATTGCTTATTATTTGATTCATTCTATGGCAAGTAGTGCCACAGATTTCCAACAGCTCGAATTACAATGTGCTACCTATTTCAAAAAACTATTAGAAGCAACAGATTGCCTACAACTTATTTATCTCAGTGGTATTGTCAATGAATCTTCGCTTTCCAAACATTTGCAATCTCGTTTTGCTGTGGAGAAGGCATTGCAATCCGATCAGTATGCGCTCACTACATTTAGGGCTGGCATTATTGTAGGCAGTGGCAGTGCTTCTTTTGAAATCATCAGGGACATTGTAGAAAAGCTCCCGCTAATGGTAGCTCCCAAATGGCTACATACCAAAACGCAACCTATTGCTATACGAGATGTATTGAGTTTTTTAGAAAAAGCTATTGCCCGAGAAGAAACGTATAATACATCCTTTGATATTTGTGGTCCGGAAATCCTAACCTACAAAGAGATGTTATTACAATTTGCCGCTGTTCGGGGATTACGCCGCTTTATTTTCATCCTTCCTGTCCTTACACCAAGGCTGTCTTCGTACTGGTTATATTTCGTCACCACGACTTCTTTTAATCTGGCACAAGCCTTAGTAGACAGTATGAAAGTTCCTGTTATTGCCCGATCCAGTACTATTAATCAACTATTAGATATACACCCTATCTCCTATAAGGAAGCAGTAGCACTGGCATTTCAGAAAATAGCACAAAATGCCGTAATTTCCAGCTGGAAAGATGCTATCAGCAGTGGTGTGTTTAAGGATCAGCTAGCCACTCATATTCAGGTTCCTCATTTTGGATGTTTTAAAGATTTACAGGTGGCTCCTGTAATAGATGAAACCTATACCCTACATAAAATATGGACTATCGGAGGAAAGAATGGCTGGTATCGTTATAATTCATTATGGAAACTACGAGGAATCATCGATAAGCTATTCGGAGGGGTTGGTCTCCGAAGAGGACGCACACATAGCACTTATCTGGAACCGGGAGATCCCCTGGATTTCTGGCGCGTGATTCTTGCTGACAAATCTCAAAAGCGACTACTCCTATTTGCCGAAATGAAACTGCCCGGAGAAGCCTGGCTCGAATTTAAGATTGCTAAAAACAAATTGTATCAACGTGCCGTATTTCGTCCTAAAGGAATATGGGGACGTCTCTACTGGTTTGCAGTTGCTCCTTTTCATCTATTCGTTTTTAAAGGGTTGATCAATGCCTTGACCAAAAAATAA